The following proteins come from a genomic window of Trifolium pratense cultivar HEN17-A07 linkage group LG4, ARS_RC_1.1, whole genome shotgun sequence:
- the LOC123919946 gene encoding uncharacterized protein LOC123919946 — protein MNIKRKKKLQGDKRKLFAQHQEGARKDIERAFGVLQSRFAIIRNPARSWHLDALKRIMDTCIILHNMIVEDERATYGGNFDYSYDQLQGNDSSAPPNNSNIDFQEFMRRRFDVRDKQIHRQLQQDLIEHIWERFGHDNNN, from the coding sequence ATGAATATCAAGCGCAAGAAGAAGTTACAAGGTGATAAGAGAAAATTGTTTGCCCAACACCAAGAAGGCGCAAGAAAGGATATTGAACGAGCATTTGGAGTTCTCCAGTCCCGATTTGCAATCATACGTAACCCGGCTCGATCTTGGCACTTGGATGCACTTAAGCGTATAATGGATACATGCATCATACTACACAACATGATTGTTGAAGATGAACGCGCCACATACGGTGGCAATTTTGATTATTCTTATGATCAACTACAAGGCAATGACTCGAGTGCACCACCGAATAATTCtaatattgattttcaagaGTTCATGCGTAGAAGATTTGATGTTCGTGATAAGCAAATTCATCGACAACTTCAACAAGACTTGATAGAACATATATGGGAACGTTTTGGGCACGACAACAACAAttga